A single Mucilaginibacter inviolabilis DNA region contains:
- the folE gene encoding GTP cyclohydrolase I FolE, whose product MIDKEHLPHRDDDDDLDGYTKVDRYNPTLIKNLSGNYLDVLKQIGENPEREGLLKTPERMAKAMLYLTHGYDLDAKEILNSAMFKEDYSQMVIVKDIEVYSMCEHHMLPFFGKAHIAYIPNGYVVGLSKIPRIVDVFARRLQVQERLTNEIRDCIQDTLNPIGVGVVIECRHLCMSMRGVQKQNSVTTTSAFTGEFLKEKTRTEFLNLISAKLG is encoded by the coding sequence ATGATAGATAAAGAGCACCTCCCTCATCGCGATGATGATGACGATCTGGATGGATATACCAAGGTTGATCGTTATAACCCAACGCTGATCAAAAATCTTTCTGGTAATTACCTCGATGTTTTAAAGCAAATTGGCGAAAACCCTGAGCGCGAAGGATTGTTAAAAACTCCTGAGCGTATGGCTAAGGCTATGCTGTATTTAACTCATGGCTATGATCTGGATGCTAAAGAGATCCTGAACTCGGCTATGTTTAAAGAGGATTACAGCCAGATGGTGATCGTGAAGGATATTGAAGTATACTCCATGTGCGAGCACCACATGCTGCCTTTTTTTGGTAAGGCGCACATTGCCTATATTCCAAACGGCTATGTGGTTGGCCTGAGCAAAATACCGCGTATTGTTGATGTTTTTGCCCGCCGTTTGCAGGTACAAGAGCGTTTAACCAACGAGATACGTGATTGTATTCAGGATACCCTGAACCCAATTGGTGTAGGGGTGGTTATTGAATGCCGCCACTTATGTATGAGCATGCGCGGTGTACAAAAACAAAACTCGGTAACTACCACATCGGCATTTACCGGCGAGTTTTTAAAAGAGAAGACCCGTACCGAATTTTTAAATTTGATATCAGCCAAATTGGGTTAA
- a CDS encoding 6-pyruvoyl trahydropterin synthase family protein: MIHITRKEHFNAAHRMYREEWSAEKNFEVFGKCANPNWHGHNYNLFVTVKGEVTHATGYLIDLKELKTIINDYVIEKLDHKNINKDVPFMEGKMASTELLCIEIFNQLKAPIEAYEGVFLHSVRLYETENNSAEYFGG; this comes from the coding sequence ATGATACATATTACGCGCAAGGAACATTTTAATGCCGCTCACCGGATGTACCGTGAGGAATGGAGCGCTGAAAAAAACTTTGAGGTATTTGGCAAGTGTGCCAACCCCAACTGGCATGGACATAATTACAATCTGTTTGTAACTGTTAAAGGCGAAGTTACGCATGCTACAGGTTACCTGATAGATCTGAAAGAACTCAAAACCATCATTAACGATTATGTGATTGAAAAGCTCGATCATAAGAACATCAATAAAGATGTACCTTTTATGGAAGGTAAAATGGCATCAACAGAGTTATTGTGTATTGAGATATTTAACCAGCTTAAAGCGCCTATTGAAGCATACGAGGGTGTTTTTTTACACTCGGTTAGATTGTATGAAACCGAAAACAATTCTGCCGAGTATTTTGGCGGATAA
- the mqnB gene encoding futalosine hydrolase codes for MLILIVAATSFEVEPLVNSFGNKLDVLITGAGMVPTAFALGRQFNMHKYDLVINLGIAGSFDRSITPGYVVEITEDTFAETGAEDDQEFIPITTLGFGENTFKPTTTLEQVCSSLYLAKAKAITVNTVHGNEESIQKIQRRLNPQIETMEGAAFFYACRQFNTPCLQIRSVSNYVEKRNRDNWDIQLAIKNLNNFAIELVNRIINN; via the coding sequence ATGCTCATATTAATTGTAGCAGCCACCTCTTTTGAGGTTGAACCTTTAGTAAACAGTTTTGGAAATAAGCTTGATGTACTGATAACCGGCGCCGGTATGGTGCCCACTGCCTTTGCCCTTGGCCGCCAGTTTAATATGCATAAATATGATCTGGTGATTAACCTGGGGATTGCCGGCAGTTTCGATCGTAGTATTACCCCAGGCTATGTAGTGGAGATTACCGAAGATACCTTTGCCGAAACAGGCGCCGAGGACGATCAGGAATTTATACCCATTACTACCTTGGGCTTTGGCGAAAATACATTTAAACCAACAACTACCCTGGAGCAGGTTTGCAGCAGCCTTTACCTGGCCAAAGCAAAAGCCATTACCGTAAATACCGTTCACGGCAACGAAGAATCCATCCAAAAAATACAACGGAGATTAAACCCGCAGATAGAGACGATGGAAGGTGCAGCCTTTTTTTATGCCTGCCGCCAGTTCAATACGCCCTGCCTGCAGATCAGGTCAGTGTCAAATTATGTAGAAAAACGTAACCGCGACAACTGGGACATACAACTTGCCATTAAAAATCTGAATAACTTTGCCATCGAGCTGGTTAACCGGATCATTAATAATTAG
- a CDS encoding menaquinone biosynthesis family protein: MTKLTLGFSPCPNDTFIFDALIHHKIDTEGLEFEVFYDDVETLNQKAFRGELDVTKLSYHAFAYVADKYVLLDSGSALGYGVGPMLICKNDPEQLHAQLTTPNSPLTIGIPGKYTTANFLLSYAFPNATNKVELVFSDIENAVLEGRVDVGLIIHENRFTYQEKGLKKILDLGDYWEKQTGCAIPLGGIVANRNLPVDVQHKLNRVLRKSVEFAFANPKSGLEFIRSHAQEMSEEVMYKHIDLYVNKYSIDLGEEGRKAINLLFDTALKNNTIPQIKEELFLSPLTP; this comes from the coding sequence ATGACTAAACTAACACTCGGCTTTTCGCCCTGCCCCAACGATACTTTTATTTTCGACGCGCTGATACATCATAAAATTGATACCGAAGGCCTGGAATTTGAGGTTTTTTATGACGATGTAGAAACCCTGAACCAGAAAGCCTTCCGCGGCGAACTGGATGTAACCAAACTTAGCTACCATGCCTTTGCCTACGTAGCCGATAAATATGTCCTGCTCGACTCAGGTAGCGCACTGGGCTATGGTGTAGGCCCCATGCTTATATGCAAAAATGATCCAGAACAACTCCACGCACAACTCACTACTCCCAACTCACCACTCACTATCGGCATTCCCGGCAAATACACCACGGCTAACTTTTTGTTAAGCTATGCATTTCCAAATGCTACCAATAAGGTGGAGCTGGTGTTTTCGGATATTGAAAATGCGGTATTGGAAGGTCGTGTCGACGTAGGTTTAATCATTCATGAAAACCGCTTTACTTACCAGGAAAAAGGTTTAAAAAAGATCCTCGACCTGGGCGATTATTGGGAAAAACAAACCGGCTGTGCCATACCGCTGGGTGGTATTGTAGCCAACCGTAATTTACCTGTTGATGTTCAGCATAAATTAAACCGGGTACTGCGCAAATCAGTAGAATTTGCTTTCGCTAATCCAAAATCGGGCCTGGAATTTATCCGCTCGCATGCCCAGGAAATGAGTGAAGAAGTGATGTACAAACACATCGACCTTTACGTAAATAAATATTCCATTGACCTGGGCGAAGAAGGCCGCAAAGCCATTAACCTTCTTTTTGATACAGCGCTTAAAAACAATACGATCCCGCAGATAAAGGAGGAATTGTTTTTGAGCCCCCTAACCCCCTGA